The segment TTAAAGGAACTGAAAACTGTAAATATGATTCTGATATGCCACTATTTAATACATTTAATAGCTCCATTGGTGCATCTATAACAGATAAAAATATAAAATTTACTGTGGATAATATAGCAGCTGATGATAATTTTATTAACATTTTCTATACTATTGAAAGTAAAACACCAATAAATATGAATTTCACCGATGAAAATGAATTATTTAAAGCCTTTTTATCTGCCCCATTTCTTGATTTAAAAATAAATGGAAAAAATACTACTATTGGGAATCACAATGACATTGATGCATATTTTAAGAGTCCTAAAGTACTAAAGGTAATGAAAAGATTTAATGTCTCTCAAAGCGATCTTCCTGTAAAATTCAATTTAGAAATATCAGCAAAAGAAATATTTAATACAAAAGGAAACTGGAGCATCCTTACAAGTGTTGATAAATCAAATATTAAGGTTAAAAGTACAACTGTAAAACCAGATATAAAAGCATCAATTAAACTTGGAAAATATAAGCACAAAATAAACATTGACAAAGTATGCATATCTCCATTTTCAAGCCAGATTGTTATAAGCGAACATGTAAAAGACAATAATCTATTTGACACATTTGCTTTATATGATGATAAGGGGAGAGTTTTAGATGTATTAAATACTGATGAAACTACTGCAAGTAATTTATTTAAAACAACAAACTCATTTGAATTTATAAAAGCTAAAGAGGATACAAAATCTATAACTTTGGTTCCAATTAATTTTACTGAAAAAGGCAAAGCTAAAATTGAAAAAGCTAAAATTAAAAATCTACCAATTTCAATTAAAACATGTAACACAGGAAGCCGGGTTATAGACAAAATAGAGTTCAATAAAAATGTAATAAGAATAAGTTATCACAATGATGGTGTCGTGCTATGGGATCCAGCATTTATCTTCTATGATAAGAATGACAATGAACTAAATTTTGATTTTGGTGAGAATACTTCTGTTAATAGGGCCACTGGAGAATTTACTCAAACACTAGAATCATCAAATAAAAATGAAGATTTTTCAAAAATATCCGAAATAGGCACTTTTACTGGAAATGAAAATTTAGATCTTTTAAAAGATCAAGGTATAAAAATAAAGCTTAAATAAAGTACGGTAAATAAAGTACGGGGACGGTTAACATGTATTTATCACTATATACTATAAAATAACACTAAATGCTACAAAATATATAGTCAACATAAAACTTAACCGTCCCTTTGTTTTACTAGCTTGTCTACCTTTGCTTTAAATCCAATTTAACTAAATAAAATATTTAAAAATCAGCTTATTTTCTTTTTATTCAAACTTTTAATTTCTAAATTTTGTATACTAGCCAATTTAAATTATTTACGTTTTAGGCTATTACTACATTTCTAAGAAAAGTTTAATGATTTTTGTGAAATAAACTTTTCAATTATATTTTCATATTTCTTATTAGTAAGCATGATATTAACACCTATGTAACATAATCTAGACACGTTTGATTGAGTAATATTCCCCAAAGTTTTGCATATGTCTTTGCATTTATAATCACATAAGCATCTCATTAAAAGCGCAGTTAAAGCTCTAGCTTTCACAGTATTCTTTTTATTTTTAATATAAAGCATTATCTTTTTAATACCTGTCTCTTTAGCTATAAAATCCATTATCTTATTAGCATCAAAATCTCTAGTTAATATCACTTTTTCACTTCTATATTCCGTGTTTTCATTTTCAAATTCTATTTCTTTATTGAGTTTCTCATCATCGCATACAAAAACATATTTCATATATTTCTTTCTAGCGTTTTCAATATTATTCCCCCAAAATTTTATTATATATTCTTCATCTAAAAGACCAGTTTTATCTTTTTCCACACCTAAATAAACTCTTAAACTTGAGTATTTATAGTTTTCTGGAGTCTTTTCATATCCATTTATTTTTAAAGGATTGTTATGAATATATGCAGTAAGAGTAGTCAAATACCTTTGGGACTTTACTATCTTGCTTTTAAACCTATCTTGGAATAAATGGCCATGCCTATTATGAATCTTGTTGTAATTAGCTGCATATTTAAAATTCAATCCTTGCATAATTTTCGATATATCCGCTCCATTGGAATTAATTATAAAATGGGCATGATTTGTCATAATGCAATAAGCATAAACCTTAAATTTATACATCATCATACTTTTTTGCATCTGGTTTAAATACATAACCTTATCTTTGTCTTCCTTAAACAAATCTATTTCACTTATACTTCTTATCATAACATGATATATTGCTCCATCCTCTTTTACTCTACTACTTCTTGCCATTGTATTACCTCATTTCATAATTCAAATTAACCTTAATTGGCCTATTTGAATTATAGTCATGAAAAAACAAAATTATACAATGTAAAAGGAAAAACAGGAAAAACAGGAAAAACAGGGACGGTTAACAATTATTTATTTAATTATTTGCTTATTTTTGTTAACCGTCCCCTCTTCTTCTTTTTCCATTATATATCTGCTCTCTTTAATCTTTTTTACAATTTTGTATCCATTTCTAATATATAATTTAATAGCGCCTTCATTCTTAGCAAAAACATATAGAAAAACGTTTTTATTTTTCTTTTTACAATTTAGATCAACAAATTTTAAAACCTCAGTTCCTATTCCTTTACCCCGGTAATCGTTTAAAACATATAAATCATCTAATTCAAATTTTTCACCTTTGTCATCTAAATAAAAATATCCTACTTTAAAATCATCATAATAAATACAAGTATACTTTTCTATATTTGTCTTTATCTTATTTTTTATCCAAATGTTTATTGTTTCAAAATCAAGGCTTAAATCTATTTCGTATTTTTCAATTAATTTTTTATTCAATAGAAATATCTGATCTATATCGTCTTTTGTGGCATTTTTATAACATAATGTCATACTATTACCCCCTGTGTTTTGAATTAATTGTTAATATTTCAAATTTACTTTATAAAATTTGTTGATATAAACCTTGTAAATGTAAATATAACCATAATTATTTATGTACATATAAATCTAATATACTATATATAATTTTTATTATTAATTATTAAAAAGCCAAAAATTGCTTAACCGTCCCCCTAATTATTTTCTTGATTTTAATAAAGTTTTAACTCTATTAAAACCATAAAATACTATAATTATAATTGCAATACCTATAAAAAATTTAATAATTTCCGGTATATGCACATCTTTTAATAATTTTCTAAAAAACTCTGCAAAAACAATTCCTATAACATAAAATATAAAGCTTTTTATTGTTGATTTATCCAATTTTTCCATCCTTTCTTTTGAAAGCCCTTAAAAAGTTATAAAATTATTTATATAATAATCTTTTAATTAAATAACAGTTTTTTCTTAACCGTCCCTGTTTTTTAAGTTTTTCTAATTATTAATTTTAAAATGTTACTTATGCTCTACAATAACATTAACTTAACCGTCCCTAATTTGTTCAATTTGTTCAATTTGTTTCAATTGGTTGTCTTTACTTCTGTTTTATTATATGATAAATAATAAGTATTAAATAATATTAATTATCATTTATTTTATAAGTATTAAATAATATTAATTATCATTTATTTTAAATGAGCGAAGGAGTGGTTACAAATAGAACAAAATATAAATTCACAAATTTTAGATAAACTTACAAAAGTGTGTTTATGCAAAAACATTTCTAGAGCTACAATTAAAAAAGCCATACAAAATGGTGCTAAAACTCTTGAAGAAGTAGAAAAAGCTACTGGTGCTTGTTCAGGAAATTGCGAGGGAAAAAGGTGTTCAGAAAAGATAAAAATACTACTACTTGAAAGTAAAAATATATAAAATCTTATATCTATATCCTTAAAATCACATGCTCATGTACTTAAATATATGTCACCTGTGCCTAGGCTCCAATAAACAAACTATTTATTGTTAAATCCTATAGCATTTTTATAACAATTTTATAGCGATTATTTAAGGCAAATACTCATTTCTGTAATTGTAAGAATTATAATTTAAGCCATAAAATCCTATGCAATACCTATATTTATAGAGCCTATGAAAAAATCTTGTCCATGTTACATGCTACTGGATACAGGATACACCTTAAATCTTTGTAATTTTAATTATTAATATATAAATAAATTTATCTATAAAACTACTATTTTACATGCTCTACACAAAATACTATAAGGAAAACAAGTGAAATAAGCAGGATAGACATTAATATTCCCTTTAATTCAGTTTACAAATCTGGCAACTACGCACAATACCCTCAATACCGTAATCAAAACAAATAAAATAAGCAAAATAGGCACAAATAGTTTATTTAGTTGAGCTTACAAATCTGGCCACAAAAACATAGTAACTATTTATCATAATAAAAGTGTTTATTTTTTCTGCATATAACTGCGCTCTCATCCTTCATTGCATAAATATTATAATCTTTTTAAATTCTACTATATACAACCTTTTATGTCTAAAAACTATTCCTATTTAAAAACCGCTCTAAATAGTTTTTAGCATATTTACCTGTATCTATTGTATAGTCAGAATCAGATGCAATAAGCTCTCTCTATTCTTAATCTTTAATACCTATATACTAATCATTAGAAACTCCATTGGTGAATCCTTTTCCATATTAAAATCACCAAACAAATTGTAGACCCCCACAAACAAAAACCTTCTTATTTAATAACTCAACTTTCGCACATAAAAATTAAGGCGGAAGCCTTTAAAATAAACACATAAAGCAAAGAAACATTCCTTTTGGTATAATAGAATCATGACAAACATCACAGCAAGGAAAGGAATGTTTCTTATGAATACTATTATATAAATGATACTACTGATAAACAATTTAATTTTACTATAAATAGATTTTTTAAAGACAACAAAATTGGATATATACTTAAGTAATGTAATTTTTCTAAAGAAAAAGGATTTTCCTGTATAAAAATATTTAAATATATCTTTATGCTTGTTTTTACTGGAAAAAACTTATTTAGAAACTTGGAATTTGGAAAAAATAATTAATTTTCAAAGGATACTGTATATAGATTCCTTAACTCACCAAACTTCAATTGGAGAAAATTTCTGTTTTTACTTTCTTCATCAATCATAAAAAATGTTATTGTGCCTCTTACTTCTGAAGATAGAGTTAATGTACTTGTAGTTGATGATTCTTTATACAGTAGGTCTAGAAGTAAATCTGTTGTTACTGGCAAGTACTTTTGGAGAAATTTCGGCAAATACTTTTACTGAACTTTTTCCAATTATTTTTGCTTAAATAATGATTCTCTATGTTCTAACCTAAAACTCTTGCCTTCCATATTAAAAAGTTCACATCGATAGGCAATTCTATCAAGAACTGCTGTAGTTAAAGCAGGATCACCTAGTAGTTCAGCCCAATCCTCAAAGCCCTTATTAGAGGTGATTATTAGTGAAGCCTGTTCATGAAGTGCAGTTATTAACTGAAAGAACATATTGGCTTCTTCTCGTCATATCGGTAGATAACCGAGTTCATCAATTATGACAAGACTTGAGGATAGTATTTTATTCATTTTGCCTTTGCTACTTCTTGGTATATCCTTAGTTTTTAGTAGATGCATAAGTTTATCCATGCTTACAAAACTTACTTTATAACCATCTTCAATTGCTTTATAGCCTAAAGATATTGCTAGATGCGTCTTACCGACGCCAGGAGGGCCAAGGAAGATAAGATTGTACATCCTATCAATCCAATCCATCTCTAACAGCCGGTTTACTTGTTTTGGGGTTATAGATTTTTGAAAGTTAAAATCAAAATTTTGAATCTTTTTTATAACAGGAAACCCTGCATCCTTTAATCTTCTTTCTTGAGTCTTTTTATCTTTAAGTGTTACTTCACCTTCAAGCATTGATACAAGCATATCTTTTATGTTTGCTTTTTCAATTATTTTATCCACATTTAATTTTAAGTAGTTTAGTTTAAGTATTTTGGCATACTCCTTAATTAACTCTAATTTTTCCATTTATGTTTTTCCCTCCCCAATGCATCACTATATTCTGATATATCTCGTATCTGTGGCTTTACATTACTGCATTTAGAGGGAATTTCCACTTTAGAATTAGTGTCTATTTTATCCACAGCAGATAATTTTTTGTGAGAAAAGTATTCAAGTGTATCCTTAAAAGTTCCAGCACTACATAATTTCATATTAATGCAATAATCAACAGCCTCACTGACAATATCAGCATCATATGTTGGTGCTGCATTAATAATAACGCCAAATTGATCTTTACCAAATCTCCTTTTTTAATACTAATTTTATGACTTGCTATTACTTCATTAGTATCAGTATCAACTATGTTCATATGCATATCTTTTATTAACAGTTTAACCTCTTTACTAGGAGCGTAAGTTCCTTTAGGTACTTGATATCTAACCTGTTTGTATAAAATAACATTGTCTTTTCTTACGCTATAGATTAAACTATTATCAGATGAATTTTTTTCAAACAAATGAGGTACTAGCTTTAGGTGTTCCTGTTCCAAAGAAAACACCTCTGCTGGTATCTTTTGTTGTTTCATGCACTTTACCATTGCCAGTTCTATCGAGCCATCGAAGACAATCATCATTTAGAGAGTCAATATCTACAAAGGTTCTATAATGGGCAAAGTTATACTTAGCAAATTTAACAACCGCTTCAATTTTCCCTTTACTTTCAGGGTCAAATGCCCTACAGAGCCTAACTTTATATTTCATAAGGTCAATATCGTTTTGAAATCCTTCAGTGTAAATTATGTCCCCGTTATTTTCTGATACTGTTAGTATCCTGTCTTGATCATAAACTATTTCCACAGGCATACCTCCAAAATATTCAAATGCCTTATTATGTGCATCTATAAATGTTGATGTAGTAAACGGTGTTATCGACCATAATACATACTTATATCTTGAATGAGATAGTACCATAGCAAAGAAATAAACTCTAGTTCTACTGCCATTAGTATTGCTTAACCATATTTGCCCCATATCAACTTGTGCTTGACATCCCATAGGTAGTTCATCAACAGATTCATATTGCCTTGCTGTCGCAAGTTTTGGTAGTTTATACTCTTCCCTTAAGTTGCTAATATAATGCCTTAATGAACGTTCTTTAAAATCTAAATCACCATATTTTTCTCTTAGCCAATCATAAACCTGTGCTGCTGAGATATCTCTGAAATCCGTGATCCACTCTAATACTTCGTCTTTAAACTTATCTATTTTCTTTGTTCTATTTTTAGCCTCCATAACTAACTGTGCATATTCATCAGGACTCATGTTCCAATAATTATCAACAGTTTTGTAATTTATGTTTAATTGTCTTTGCACTTGCGACTTATTCAGTCCCATATTCTTATGCTGCTTGATTTCACCAAACAAATTCCATCCCTTCAATCTTTCCATCTCCCTCTAGTAGAATAACTCTTTCATTCTACCAAAAGGTGATTATTATTGTACTATACTGGAAAATATTCTCCCTTTTTGTTTGCCGAAATCTCACCCTTTTAGTTTACCATTAACATCTGTTGAGCTTCTTGCAAGAGTTCGTGATCATGTTGATCATAAATATATCAAATGCTTTCGCCTTCTTACTCTTGGCTGGTCAGATGGCAACACTTTTTTACCACTTACGTTCACTCTGCTTTCTTCCGAAAAGGAGAAAAACAGACTTTGCTCAGAAAATCACAATATTGATAAAAGAACTAATGGATCTAAACTCCGTAAGGAGGCTGTTTTAAAGTCACCCGAAGTTATGATTAGTTTACTTAAACAAGTTCCAAAATATGCTATTCCTGCTTCATATGTTCTTTTTGACAGTTGGTTTACATACCCAAAAACTCTTATACAGATTTTAGAACTCAAACTTAATACTATTGCCATGGTTAAAGCAATGCCAAGGGTTTACTACAATTACAACGGTAAATTATTGAACCTTAAAGATCTTTACGCTGCTTTAAGAAAAAGGCGTGGTAAGGCCAAAATTTTATCTTCTACTATTATAGGTATTGGCTCTGACAAAAATGGTAATGAGGTAAAAGCAAAAATTGTATTTGTAAGGGACAGAAACCGAAGTAGAAAATGGCTTGCTTTAATTTCAACCAATATATCTTTAGATGATAACGAGATAGTAAGGATTTATGGCAAACGTTGGGATATAGAGGTTTTCTTTAAAATGAACAAGTCTTTTCTAAAACTTGCTAAAGAGTTTCAGGGGCGTTCTTATGATTCCATGGTTTCACATACTTCTATAGTTTTTACCAGGTATATTATGCTTACTTTAGAAAGTCGTAAGAATAATGATGTTAGAACTATTGGTGGATTTTTTTCAATGTTGTGATGAACTTCAAGATATTAAGTTTTGTGAAGTAATGAATCTTATTATAGATATTTTAAAAAATGTATTAACTGAAAAACTTCTTCTTTCAAAAGACATTATTCACTCAATAATAGATAGTTTTATTGCTGCTTTGCCTTGTTACATCAAGGAGAAGTTAGTCTTTTTGTCCTGCGAAAGTTGAGTTAATAAATAATAGTTTTTTCTCGCCATTCTTTAAATTTATATTCCTTTATATTTAAAAGTTCTGAAATAAATCCAAAATTAAACCCTTATTCATATAACATCATTATATATTTTATCTACTATCTCATTTAAACTTAACTTTTTACCCAAGCATACTTCAGAAATAATACCTAAAAAATCTTTTTCATTCCACCATCTTCTCATTTCTTTTTCACCAAATTCATGTGAATTGGGCTTTTGTTTGTGACGAATTAAAGTTTCTTCAAAAGGTATGTCAAAATAATAAGCAAAAATTTTCTTTTGAAACTGCTGAAGCATACTTTGAAATAATTTCTCATACCACTTTGAATTTAAAATGCCTTCTAAAATTACTACATGGCAGTGATTTTTCCCGTATAAAGCAAGTTCCAGTAGCAAATCAATAGCTTCAGAATTAGGACCATCTTTTACATATAACATTTCTCTTCTAACTACATCTTGAGAAATCAGCATTGTTCCATGACCAAATCTTTTTTGTAAAGCTCTTCCCGTAGTACTTTTACCGCTACCAGAATTACCCCTTAGAATTATTAGCTTTGCTTCTTTTTCCATAACGATATCACCCTTTATATTTAATTTTTCATATTTCTTTTTCATATTTCACTTTCATATATTGTATTTCCTATTTCATTTTTTATAGTTCATATATTATATTTCATTTTCAACTAAAAAAACCTTCCTATTTGGATTCTTTACTAACTTTTTTAAGTAACAAATAATCTAGCTAAAACAATTGGTATTCTTAAATACTTATTTAAATATGTATGTACTACCTTAGCTTTACACATATAAAAAATAGGTTTTTATACATAAATGTTAGTGATTTTCCCTGTCAAAATCGGAATTACAACAGTTTTTATTTATGCATTCTACATGAAAATTTCCCTCTTCATATATAACTTTAGATATACTTAAATTTTCCATTTCTCTTACATTAAAGCTTTTATCCAAATAATCTATAATTAGCCTAATTATTCCACCATGAATTACAACTAAAACATTCTCATCTTTCTCATTAGCATTTTCCAAACATATATGTTCCAAAGTTTTCATGACC is part of the Haloimpatiens sp. FM7315 genome and harbors:
- a CDS encoding transposase; this translates as MARSSRVKEDGAIYHVMIRSISEIDLFKEDKDKVMYLNQMQKSMMMYKFKVYAYCIMTNHAHFIINSNGADISKIMQGLNFKYAANYNKIHNRHGHLFQDRFKSKIVKSQRYLTTLTAYIHNNPLKINGYEKTPENYKYSSLRVYLGVEKDKTGLLDEEYIIKFWGNNIENARKKYMKYVFVCDDEKLNKEIEFENENTEYRSEKVILTRDFDANKIMDFIAKETGIKKIMLYIKNKKNTVKARALTALLMRCLCDYKCKDICKTLGNITQSNVSRLCYIGVNIMLTNKKYENIIEKFISQKSLNFS
- a CDS encoding GNAT family N-acetyltransferase; protein product: MTLCYKNATKDDIDQIFLLNKKLIEKYEIDLSLDFETINIWIKNKIKTNIEKYTCIYYDDFKVGYFYLDDKGEKFELDDLYVLNDYRGKGIGTEVLKFVDLNCKKKNKNVFLYVFAKNEGAIKLYIRNGYKIVKKIKESRYIMEKEEEGTVNKNKQIIK
- a CDS encoding (2Fe-2S)-binding protein codes for the protein MEQNINSQILDKLTKVCLCKNISRATIKKAIQNGAKTLEEVEKATGACSGNCEGKRCSEKIKILLLESKNI
- a CDS encoding DUF4179 domain-containing protein, which produces MTQFDDFDKLLKEKAQGDKCTIPSNLNDKINNILKNLPEKRAPKKMKLKVMLIAAAIAAMSITTVFAGGAPHIKKLTNDFVSYFKGTENCKYDSDMPLFNTFNSSIGASITDKNIKFTVDNIAADDNFINIFYTIESKTPINMNFTDENELFKAFLSAPFLDLKINGKNTTIGNHNDIDAYFKSPKVLKVMKRFNVSQSDLPVKFNLEISAKEIFNTKGNWSILTSVDKSNIKVKSTTVKPDIKASIKLGKYKHKINIDKVCISPFSSQIVISEHVKDNNLFDTFALYDDKGRVLDVLNTDETTASNLFKTTNSFEFIKAKEDTKSITLVPINFTEKGKAKIEKAKIKNLPISIKTCNTGSRVIDKIEFNKNVIRISYHNDGVVLWDPAFIFYDKNDNELNFDFGENTSVNRATGEFTQTLESSNKNEDFSKISEIGTFTGNENLDLLKDQGIKIKLK
- the istA gene encoding IS21 family transposase, coding for MERLKGWNLFGEIKQHKNMGLNKSQVQRQLNINYKTVDNYWNMSPDEYAQLVMEAKNRTKKIDKFKDEVLEWITDFRDISAAQVYDWLREKYGDLDFKERSLRHYISNLREEYKLPKLATARQYESVDELPMGCQAQVDMGQIWLSNTNGSRTRVYFFAMVLSHSRYKYVLWSITPFTTSTFIDAHNKAFEYFGGMPVEIVYDQDRILTVSENNGDIIYTEGFQNDIDLMKYKVRLCRAFDPESKGKIEAVVKFAKYNFAHYRTFVDIDSLNDDCLRWLDRTGNGKVHETTKDTSRGVFFGTGTPKASTSFV
- a CDS encoding transposase, translating into MPKSHPFSLPLTSVELLARVRDHVDHKYIKCFRLLTLGWSDGNTFLPLTFTLLSSEKEKNRLCSENHNIDKRTNGSKLRKEAVLKSPEVMISLLKQVPKYAIPASYVLFDSWFTYPKTLIQILELKLNTIAMVKAMPRVYYNYNGKLLNLKDLYAALRKRRGKAKILSSTIIGIGSDKNGNEVKAKIVFVRDRNRSRKWLALISTNISLDDNEIVRIYGKRWDIEVFFKMNKSFLKLAKEFQGRSYDSMVSHTSIVFTRYIMLTLESRKNNDVRTIGGFFSML
- a CDS encoding kinase translates to MKKKYEKLNIKGDIVMEKEAKLIILRGNSGSGKSTTGRALQKRFGHGTMLISQDVVRREMLYVKDGPNSEAIDLLLELALYGKNHCHVVILEGILNSKWYEKLFQSMLQQFQKKIFAYYFDIPFEETLIRHKQKPNSHEFGEKEMRRWWNEKDFLGIISEVCLGKKLSLNEIVDKIYNDVI